The Elaeis guineensis isolate ETL-2024a chromosome 5, EG11, whole genome shotgun sequence DNA segment TTTGGTGGAATACGTTATGAGAGGACTGCTGATATATCTTACATCCGAGGGATATCAAATCTTCCTACATGGAGTAACACTGAAGCTCCAGATCACACACATTGGAATACCATGATTCTGTGTGGTCCGGAATGGATAACGCACCTTTGGGCGGCAAGTCAAGTCCAGAAAGGAGATAAGGATGATATATCCATATTATAAAAGTAAACGTGGCTCCGTGCAGTCCCAAAGTAAAGTGACATGGAAAAATCTCCATCAGAAAATGGTATGCACCATCGCCATCTCCGACGATGGAATTGGGTCCCACCGACGGCCTCGTGTCGATGGTGGGTTTAGACGGCGTATCTTTCAGTTGAAAGGGCAAATTGTAGCCTAGTATATATCATGTTACCGTAGATGCGGGGCGAAGCATGCATAACTGATTTGGTCGGCGACGATATTTGTTGCTTTGAAGCCAGGGATCGGAAACGACGCCGAAAACAACGTGGATGTGGATGATATTTGCAGGTTTGAAGTCGCACGATCGTATCTAATTGCATTGAGGATGGTATTTTCAGCACAACGCATTCTTGATCCATTTTTTTTGGTCGTTTTTGACAAGCTGaaagtagttttttttttcctcttttttttgagGGGGTTTTGTGGGGTGGGGTGTTTAAGTGGAAGTAGCAAAATTGACTTCAGCAACAACAGTTATCGAGTATGAAGTCACCATTCAAACTTTTCAGCTTTGACTTAGAATTCGTATATTGAACAATACAACAAAACATGGAACTAAAAGATATTCACCAATATTTTCTCTAAATCAATGATTGGTTGGCTGCTTGCTATCTCGGAAACCTCTTTATAACAACTCTGATGTACTCTCTTCTTCTACAGTTTGTTTTCTCTCTGTTGGTTAGCAAATTTTTCTTTGCCAACCAGCCCTGTAAGTTTTACTTTCTTTTTTAATAAAAGCAGGGTAACAGCATTCCTGCCTTCTCaatcatcatttaaaaaaaaaaaaaaaaaaaaaaagtatgaacTGTGATTCacttcagaaaaataaaaagacgGGGAGAGCCGCAACCCCTCTAGAAAATTCAGATAAGAATGACCAgactgagaatttttttttttttttttttccaaaatgaaTTGACAATAATTTACTTCGGAAAGCTGAAGGATAGGGGGCGTTGCCACCATTCTAGAAAATTGAAATAGACGTATTCCAAATAAGTTGACTTTTCCTTGAGAAAATTGAAGGATAGAAAAGGTTGCCCCTAGAAAATTCAAATCAGAATGCACAGCCTAAGAACTCGAATTCAAACATACTCTAGAAACGCAACCCGTTCAAGATCACCTGTATCCCCTGACATTGAAAGGGATGCGATTACATTTCTTTAATTTCAATTTATTTGCGTACTGGCAAAACCTATTTACTCTTCTTTGATAGCAATGTGAGGTTGGGGTTGTCATTGCCAAATTCACAACTAGAATTTTTGTAGTTCACGTGACATCAATCGATTCGCAATTTTCATTGCCCATGCTGCAGTGCAAGACCTGCCAACTTCAGGGATCATGAACAGGTGGCAAGGAATCATGGATGACATTCTAGCACAAAGTTGTGGTTAAGAAGAAGTGCCCCGTGATAACAGCGCGACTACTATAGAAAATTGAATTAGTCGTCTTCATTACTCATAGACACAAAATCCTTACTCGGACAAAAAGATGCCTCACCTTCGTAACCACACAATTCTAATGGTACATATTGCTACTCAAAATCTAATTTGATAAGTGGATGAGCCGATGAATGAAATTGGATTGGAGGAGCATTACACCGTATTGCATTTCATCTGTAATTAAAGAAAATGATCATGAGGTCATCAGAATGTACACAATTAGAGGTCTTTCAATGCTTGAGTcaagtaaaattttgaataaaaaaaatgagagatgaAAGAGAGATTGAAGAATCAGATAGTAGTGCTCAAATTTTCTCATATCCAGAGGATTCCTTTGCTTGGCATTTATATAGGAGAGGGTGTTGATCTTCATGGTTAGAGATGTATGATTTCCAGATGAACAAGCAAGCTCTTTTGTTTTCCACCGATTGGGATAGTTAAGGTATTCCTTTTTAGGTGTGCAAAAGTTAGATACTTTTTATTCATTGATCTGCTCGGTAATGATATTCCAAATATATATACGGTTAGAGGCCCTTCAATGTTTAAGTCAAGcaaaatttcaaaagaaaaattgAGAGACGAAATAGAGATCGAAGAATCATATAGTAGTGTATCCAGAGGATTCTCTTGCTTTGCGTTTATAGAAGAGAGAGTGCTGATCTACATGGTTAGAGACGTGCGATTCTCGGATGAACAAGCAAATTCTTTTGTTTTTCGTTGATCAGGATAGTTAAGGTATTTTTTTTCAAGCATGCAAAAATTAGATGATTTTTATCCATTGACCTGGTCGTTTATGATATTCCAAATATACTGAGATCATGTTGAGCTGTAATTGATTATATTAATTATCTGGAGATTTGATTGATTGCACGTATCTTCGCCTGATGATTGATGGATTGGCCCATCGGGCAAGATTTTACAAAAGGGTGAACGCAAGTGGTATCAATGCATGAAAATAAATGTGCAAGACGTCCACTCGCCTAGAGAAAGGTCCTCGAACTCGCTCCTCAAACGACAAACACATCCAGTCGGCATTGGGATGTACATGAACCTTAACATCGCCCAATACAGGTATCACATTTCCAGCAGTCTATGACATTGGTTGGCACGCGGCGATCCTTGTTGGTGCGGTCGGCAATTGACCTCTTCTGGTTGGAGTCACCAGTGTCATTATCACTCGTTGCTTTTATCCTCAGgctctcttttggattttttaccTGGAAGTCATATGATTCTCGTCTTGCACACTCCGATTGTATTTATCTATTcctatattagaaaaaatttgaacGACCTGTAATTTGTTTGCAGGATAGGTTGCTCCTGCTGGTAGTATTTGGTTAGATAATTttggatgaaataaaaatttattttattttatttttttaaataaataaaaaaataatgatgaactattttgatttaataattttgattattttttttttaattttagaacatcaaTACCATGATGAATCATAAAATTGATAATCTTATATTATAATAAGTATCATCTAAATCATatgaaataatattatattaattatattaaaataaaaataaaatatcatattttaatcaaataaaaatttaaaaaaaattattttttaaaaatttatatttttattttaaaaataaaatttaaatagtcAAACACCATCGCTGAGAATTATCTCGGAAAGATAGATAGACAGCTTGAAAATTTTAGAGTTGGATACCAGCCAGCGCACGCTGCAGATCAAATCAAAGATAAGCATGCGAGAAATTAAAACACGACGTTTGTTCCAACGATACGAGACGAGACGACATGGAGAAGGACGTCAGGATGGGCGGTGGGCGCACCAACGCTTAATAGATTGGGATGGAGGAGAGGATTGAGGCGTCCATATCGCATCTCAATGCGTCATCAAAATAACTGGCTACGGGCCTACGAAGGGGACCGGATAGACGttatatcttattattatttaactaatgaaagaatagaaaaaaataaagaaaatataccaaatacaataaaatatagtaaaagaataggaaaaaaataaaaagcgtgacatttttttgatgaatatggAAGTGAGATTTGGGGATGAATCTCGGACGAAAAAGGAATAGAAAGTGGGCGAAAGAGTCGCAGTGTGTACTTGGGAAGACGGAAGGCGGCAGACGGGTGGCATCAAACTTTCCGTCTTTAAATGCCGTGGAGGCGCCGACACGAAACAAAGAGAAGGATCGCCGCCTGTAAACCCTTCTCATCCTCTCCTCGCTGAGGTCTCAGGCACTCACCGCGTCGCAGCGGGTGCTGGGTTCTGGGTTTGGTGAACGAGAAATCCTCTGGGTTGAGGTAGTTTTGTTTGTTGGGATACCTACAGGAAAGCAAAGAATGGAGGGCAAGAAACCCAccgcttcttctccttcttcgtcttcttcttcAAGAATTGCCGACGATCTTTTCGGCCGGAAGGAGGCGGCGGCTTCCTCTGTTTCCTCCTCATCCTCGTCCTCTGGCTATTTCAACAGCGTTTTCCCTCCTGTCTCATCGGTATCGTCTCCTCCTCCTGCTTCGTTCTTGTTGATCGTGATTGATTCTAATCGAGACGAGAGAAGTTGTCGTGATTGGTCTCGAGGTTTTGGGTTTATGTTCTTATTTCTCGACTTCTACGTCATTGATGTCGGAATTTATACGCAAATTATTACGGTGTTATGGATTTTAGATTTGTGAGGTTTTGCGGTTTGCGGGTTTTTGTTTGTGTCGTTGCATTACTTGGTTgtgcattccttttttttttttccgaaacGAGGGCTTTAAGGTTGCTTACTGTTAATACTTGATGGATTTTGTGATTTTTGTCATTTGAAGGTCGCTAATTGTTAGATTGGATCTGCTTGTTGGGTTTTGTGATTCTTCATGggaatgatatggttttgtatttTGCAGTCAGGATAGAATTGGCACTGACGTTGGCTATGTTTGACATACAAATTTTGTCAATATTCTATCTTTATTGATAGCGTACGATAGGCTACTGCTTGTGCTTTTGAGGGTTTATAACTGTGGCTTCATAGTTCAGGCTCTGATCATTTTCTATTTTATGATGTTAGATCATGGGAAAGGATTCGGCACATTCCGACTTGTACTGGACGTTGGACAAGCAGAAAACTGAGGGTCAGATAGGGAATTCTCAGAGCTCACGAGCAGGTTCTTGAACATTCTCTTCTTGACATAACTGTTCAAATTAAACGCTCTTTGTTTCTTGCTGTTTCATGTCTTACATGTCATGGACAAGACACATGCTTCAAAGATGGTCATTCCTCAATGCTTGAATACTAATAGTTTATGAGAGGCCACCGGTTGTCGACAGGTTTCGAAGTCATACTTGAAGATTGTAATTGATGCCCGAGTTGTGTAGAATCACTTCATTATCGTTTATTCATTAGCGAAGTGGAATTCTGATAATACAAGATTAGGGCTTGTGGAATGAAGGACCAAAATTCTCTTTTTGTTGGGTCATGGCCCATCCATTCTTTCTGTTTCTATATATTCTTGAAGCTTGATGGTGGGAtaaatcctagaatgatgtagaatgATATAATGCTGAGCTAACTAATCAAGCATCTGCCATTTGTTCTGTTTCTTGTGCATTTGATTGCAACTATAGTTCTATCAGATCCAACATTAAACATTACTTTAGATAATTGTTAATGACAAACTTTGCTATAAAGTTACATCTCCAGATGATAAATGTCAAGGTGGCCCAAGCAAAAGCCATACCACAACTAACAAAGATGGGAAATCAGCCTATTCCTTTGAATCAGCAGAATCGTCCTATTTTGGCTCTTCCATTCATTATGGTGGCAGAGAAATTTATACCAGCTCTCCATCCATGTGGACTTCTGGAGCTCCTAATAATGTAAGTGAAAACTAAAGTTTATAAGGTAGCAAAATAGAAGATGCAATTGAAAGTATTTATGCTTGATTGTGTGGTTGAAttcaactctcttttttttttttttgttttttgggaaGACGAAACTCAATTCTATAACGTACATCATTTCTCATTTCTTTGTGTTCTAAACTATtgcagtataaaaacaatgatgaCGATGATTTAGGTGATTCAAATGTTGCTACTAGAGGTGATTGGTGGCAAGGTATAATACTGGTCTAAAAATTTTGGTGAAAAGCATGTATTGGGGAGACAGAGTTATcttacttctttttcttcctttaccAGGTTCACTTTACTATTGAGGATATTGTCTGGACCAGCATGCTCTCCATTTAGGTAGGAAGAGGGTACTTTGAAGCTGAGTTCAGTATTACTTTCATGCATACATCACTTTCAATTATTACTGTGGTTTTAAAAGCTAATCatccttattttcttttgaagtaaTTATATATATAGCCATGTGCACATCATGCCAGCTTGAATAATTTGTTGGCCAAAGGGTTTTGATATGATATTACTTGTTACTTTTGCTGTACTGCAAACATTTTTTGCTTCTGTTTTTCAAAGGCTGGTTGACATATTTTTAACTGCTTTAGTTTGTGTTCTATACTTTGTTTATTGATGCAACCTCACAAACCACAATCAATAAATATTGCAAAATTAGCATTTAATATGTTTTGGTTTTTGTTAACATAAATCTGCTTACAGGGGTTTTATCATCATTAATATAATTCAGATCTATATAATTTTAGGCTTTATTGATGAAGATACATCTTTAAGTTTTTTCAATTGCAAGACTGTTGTAATTCTTATTTGTTGTGTGATACTGCATGTTCATAGCAAGTCAAATGGAAATgacatgatttatgattcattacctcGATTAGGTTCGGTCTCCTGTGGTTAAAATTCTTTATGTGTTGCTGATGTGTATTTGCATGAAAAATTTACTAATCTGCCATGCCTTTTTGCTGTTATgaagatattttgatttttttctccttatactaTAGATATAGGCATTGGTATAGTAATATTTCAACACTTTTTAATTTCTAACTACTTTCATATATGAGCTTTAGCCCTTCCTTTTTCCAAAATACCATAGTTTGAAGAATGCAGACTGGGTTTCATTTGTTTTAAGATGGTAATTTTATTACTGAAAATTCATGCTTGATATCAGGCATAGCATGCTATGTAAAGAGAGAGACATGGTGAAAGATGATTGAGGTGGAGATTCAGTTCTAATttgacttttcttttgcttttgtttCATCTGAAATCATATTGGCACATTCAACAGGAAGCCGTTGACAACAAGATTTTCGGAAAAATTCACCATATTTTGGAGCTTGTCAACTTTTTCATCATGGTTGTATTATTATTGGAGTTCCTACACTGTTGATACAGAGCTATATGATTCCTAGCTGTGGTGTTGATGTAGACTATTTCAACCAAGGATACTATTATTCTATAAATTTACCATTTCGTATGATTTGTTACTGTGCAATCAGGGATTTCATCGGATTTAGTAGCCTCTGGTTTACCTCTCTTTCATGTTTTTTCCTTAATACAATCATTCATTTGATCTCTGCTTCTGGTATGGTTACTGAATCCCTTTCTGGTGGTTTAAAGATTTCTTTCATGAGTCTTCCTTTCAGCAATCAGAAGTTTCATTTAGTTTGCTGTACTTTCTCTTATATCTCACCCTAATTCTTCGATTCTCATGGCAACACCTTCAGTCTCCTCTTGAACCATAAAGATTAGCATCAATTCATCAACAAGCCTCCTCCTCTATATGGAATCCTGCTTACAACTGGTTCCTGTCCATGTTAAACTCTGGTACCTGGTATTGTTGTCCCTTCTCTCCATCAAAATTCTTTTGGTCTTTCTCCAATTTGCAGGTGCCAATGTAaaaatgaaatctccaccttttaAGGGGGTGATTATGATTCATGTTGCATATGGCTATAAAATCTACCTTCATCTATTCCTTGTCAATGCTATATTCAGATATTCTAAGATAATCAATTCTAACATTTACATCCTAGTTTCTGGCAAATACCCCTTGATTCCCATGCCCCTCAAGTATCAATCAATAATAAATTAGATGTTAATATGTGGTTTGCAAGTCTTTTATAAGACAATATTGTGAATAATTCATGTAGAGACACATTCAAACAACTATTTGTGGATTTTGTAGATTTAGAATGAGAATAATCACTGTAAACCAATTAACTTAAATTGCAAAGATCTTACTACTTTATAGTTCATTTTAGTGCATTTTTCTTTTGATGAACTCATTGCTATGCTACTGTTATTGTTTTGGGCAATATTTTTGAAGTAAGAtagccttttcttctcttcttctttttttgtttatTGGCATAACCAATGCTTCTGCAGCCATAttacctctctctctctgtgaatATACAAGTGATTGATTATTTATAGATGACTATTTATACATCTGTAACTCCATCAACATCTATCTGCTAGGAAGCACATTATGGATTCTCTCCATACTTATGCTTGCAATGCCAAAGCTTTAAGTAGCATGTGCAGGTTGGGTCTTAGTTCTCTCACTCTTATTGGTCATCCCTATTATTTTATTGAATCCTCCGGATTATGTTCTGTAGTTTGGTACTAGCAAGTTGATAATCATTTTTCACTCCTTGAATGTAAGTAAGAAATATTTACTGTTAAGTGTAACTGCTGGATGACCATTTCCCCCCAAAGCAGTGTAAAATCCCACAATATGGTGTGTTTTTCTTTCTTGGGGAAAAAATATGGAGCGCTTTCATTTCTATTCAACATACCACATCCCAAACATGTTCTAATGGTTCAGGTGGTTGTTTAGAACACACcaaagaatttcattctctcatGAACAACACTTGTTTTTCGGTCGATTTCTTGTCATGTTTAACATGGTATAGGTGATAAAGATGGTTCTGTGAGAGGAAGTTGTCTTACGCAGCATCACAAGTTCAGCCAGCATACCTCTATTTATGAAACTGCTGAAGGCGAACATTCTATGAGGTAGTAAAGCAAGGTGAGGGGATGCTATAATGGTTAGCATCAAACATGAGAGGCATAGATTTGAGCATAAAAGCAGGAGGAAAGGCATATATTGAAGATTTGTCGGAGATGAAATTTCTCATGATTTTGTGTCCTTAAAAGTTGCATATAATTAGCCATCGTTTAGGCATACAATTCATGTACAGAACACCGGCTTTACACTAGGTAGCGAGCAGAATCTCTTTCTGCCATCATATTGCTCCATAAATTCGACAGTACTATCTGAATAATAGATAATTAAGCTTCTACAATTAACATTTATGTGAAATTATAAATATTGCACCAAAAGGTTGAAGGTGGTGTCTCTGGTGTATAAGTTAGTAGAGTGTCTGCAAGTTGCATGTATTTATTGTAATCAAATTTTTGAGTACCTGtagccttctttttcttctgtttttttCCCCCTTAGACAACTGCATTTGCTGTATTTTCCAACTGTTTTTTTTCTTTGCCAGCTTTTCTAATTTTCGGAGATCACATTGCCTTGCTAACAGGTACTTCAGGGAGCTGTCGGAGATGGCTGCTATATGGTACTCCAACTAGTGGTGAAACTTGTATTTGGTTTGTCACCAGAAGCATCAGCTTTGACGAACCAAGCAATCagtttttacttttttttctgtTCATATCTTAGGGTGGAAAGTTGCAAAGACTGTTCATACTTGGTGAAACAGCAGACGTGAAACTTGGATAGGTTTTCTTGTTTTAAACTTTATGTGCTTGTCGGTAAGCTATACTAGGCCTTCAACCCTCCAACTTCAATTGTAACGAGGATGAATGGTCACTAATTATGTatgtttttaatatataaatatataatattaagtTGGTTCTATAAGTTTGTGTTGTATGGTTTAGCATGTGTGCCTGTTTACTCTAAGCATGCCAGATCATCAGATTACAGCAAGCATCCTttgttatttaatctatatatcaaGCCTTGCAGGGCAATCTAAAGCTGTAGCAAGTCCTTGCTGTGGGATAGACATAAAAAATGTCTCTTGAGCATCAATAGTTTGAGGTACTATGGGATAAAATGCCTCTTGTGGATCCTACCTTGAGTCGGCCTGCTGCATTGTATGGCTACCTAATTTATTGTGGATTCTACCTAATTTATTGTGGGGGTGGCACTGCCTCCTTACATTTACTTATTTATGCAGTATTTTATGTTTGATACCTGTACATAGAAGTTTTCTTGTTTCTGCACAAAGGCCTGTTTTGTTCAAGCATACTGGAAAGGGATGATTGAACACAAAATTCCCATCGAAGTCAAGGGGCCAGTCATAAAAATGTTCTGTCCAGGATTAAACATAAAATGGCAATCAATCCGTGGGGCAGACCTTGCTTTCCCCAAGGAAATAACACGAGTGGTGCTGAGGACCAATTTCTATACTTTTCATCGGCAACCAACAGGATTTTTACAGAAGAATCTATTTAAACCTTGATAGCATCTTTCTGACAATGTCAAAGAAGATTAGGGTGAAAGGATCATTATGAAGGAAAGAGGTTAAACTGCTCTTGAGCATGCTTTAATATTCGCGTTATCATCTTTTTGGGTGTGATTGCCGGCGATCCGGACTGCTATCGGAGCCGTCGAGGTGGTGGAAGATGGCGAAGGAGATGCGAGACCGTCTGAAGGATGGTGATCGGCTGGAGATGAGCTGGAAGGGGGCTGTATAGGGGTAGATATTGTGGGTTTCACTGGATCCGTTACCAAAGGAGGtgaaggagctcatccggtgattTTCGAAGGTTGTGGAGGTTCCAGAGGCTGCCCTTCGGGAGCGTTCGGTATGGTGGGAGGCAACTGTGGTGGTTGGCAGGAGTCTTGGGCGGTGGGTGTTGCCGGAATTGGTAGCCAGGGAGTTCTGACACCGAGGTGCGGTCAAAGGCGATGTCACAACGTATGGACTGGAGAGGGGGTTGCTTCTCTTCTGATTTGGGGAGGCAGCGGAGCGAGACCTGGTGCTCCAGTGGCTATGGACGGTGGCAGGGCAAGCCCTTGCCCTCGATCCGTGGAGGCCGGGTTTCTTTTCGACGAAAAGGGTGATTTCAATGGCTTTAGTGTGGGTGCACCTTCCTCGGCTTCTGGCAGAGTATTGGGATGTCGAAGCTATCCGAGAGGTGTTGCGGCTCACCAGCGAGCTAGTTTTCCTCGATGAGTGCACAGTGGACCTGAGACGGCTGGGATTTGCCCGTGCATGCATCAAAATCAACCTCGGCCCGTTGCGACTAGAGGTTCTGATTCTGGGAGCGGTCGGCCCTTTCTAGCAACGATTTTTCTGCGAGTGTCTTGATGGAGTTTGTCTCCATTATGGACATTTCCACTTACCGAAGGAGAGTTGCCGATCGGGGGGGGGGGGTGGCACTACGGCAGCGAGGTTGGCTTCGAACAACCTTTTCCAATCGAAGGAGGTGGATGGTAACCAGAAGACGACGAGCCCCCCTCTTGGACCTTGGTTGCTGGCCGTCCGCCAGCAGAAGCTGAGGCAAGGGGATAGGACGGACGGGAGAAGGACGATGACTGGGTCAACTAGGCCCGAGTCGCTGGCGAGTCAACCCGGGCCGAGACATGCAGAGACTCGCTCGGATCGGATGAAGGCGGTAGCCGGAGATGATAGTTGGAGTCAGCCGACGAAGGTTGCATGGTGGAGATCGCCCGATCGGGTGCATCTGGATCCAACGGTCAGGCAATTGGCAGGAGGCGTGGCATTGTCGGTGGAAGGCGGGGGGTGGATTTTGGGCCCGAGTCTATTCATCCCGTTGGTCAGTCAGGGGTCTGTGAGTGAGGTCGGGTGTGCATCTGCGAGGAGCACCGTGGTGAATGGCCTAGCCCAGCCCAGCCAAAA contains these protein-coding regions:
- the LOC105046383 gene encoding uncharacterized protein isoform X2 encodes the protein MEGKKPTASSPSSSSSSRIADDLFGRKEAAASSVSSSSSSSGYFNSVFPPVSSIMGKDSAHSDLYWTLDKQKTEGQIGNSQSSRADDKCQGGPSKSHTTTNKDGKSAYSFESAESSYFGSSIHYGGREIYTSSPSMWTSGAPNNYKNNDDDDLGDSNVATRGDWWQGSLYY
- the LOC105046383 gene encoding uncharacterized protein isoform X1, with the translated sequence MEGKKPTASSPSSSSSSRIADDLFGRKEAAASSVSSSSSSSGYFNSVFPPVSSIMGKDSAHSDLYWTLDKQKTEGQIGNSQSSRAVTSPDDKCQGGPSKSHTTTNKDGKSAYSFESAESSYFGSSIHYGGREIYTSSPSMWTSGAPNNYKNNDDDDLGDSNVATRGDWWQGSLYY